The genome window GTTGGGGAGAATGAAGAGACGGGTGCTCAGTCGGTTGCAATCTGCAGCTTCACCGTTAGATGCCATTAAACCCTACACACTGGAGTTTCATCTAAACCTAACCTAAACCCAAGTCCACACCCTAAAAATTCACAATTTACATTATGAGAACTTATGTTTTGTCCCCAAACGGAACATATGTCCCCAAAATGTGGCTGCATGGACACATTTATGGCTCCGTGATATGAGATAATACAtgtccgcacacacacatgcatttattACCAGCCCCGGTTGGTGTGCGAGTGTGTTCTCAGTGGCAGGCATGTTGTTTGGACAACCTGAGAGCAGCAAATAGTTCTCTGTACACAGTGTGCATTCCCACTGAACTATATGGTTAAAATATTTGCAATTGCATGGAAATAatttatttctctgcattttttttccccacccaCCCAAAAAGACTTCAGAGCTGGGCGACATCTCACTGAACCCGGACCTGCAATTCTACCAGTTTGTTTATGGCATGTTGATGGTCGTCATGGTGCTGATTCTCGTCATCCAATGCTTCCTCTACACTGGGGTCACTTTAAAAGCTGCCTGCAAATTCCACAACCTCATGTTCAAGAATGTAATGTGACATGGCTTACCCCAAGCCTTCTATATACCAGCAAACATTCACACTTTACACGACATGCTACTGTCGCGGTCAATGAGCCACTGACAATGCTGAAGTTTTTGTGTTCCCTTCTCAGATTATCTCCAGTCCCATGAGTTTCTTCGACACGACGCCATCTGGCCGCATTCTCAACCGCTTCGCCAAAGACCAAGAGGAGGTGGATAGTGTGCTCCCTGTCCACATGGACCCTTTCTTGCAGTTTTGTATGTTGATGACCTTCACCATTGTCGTCATCTCAGCTGTCTTCCCCGCAATACTCATCGCTGTGGCTGTTATGGGAGCTTTGTTCGTCCTCATTCTCTTGTGAGTTAACACCAATTAAGTCTAAAGTGATAAAATCGATTTTTACGGGGACTGCTGGAAAAAAGGATTGGAGCAATCAATAATCTGGTATCATTGTTAGTTGTACTGATTACACGCTTAGTGAATTTAGTGATATTCGTGTAATTTGCAAGAAtcagattttcactgaaattGTTACACGTCTTAAGATTTGAAGACGTGCAACAATTTCCGTGAatctaataatataataaagAGTTTTTACTTTTACACTGAATATCTGTTGTGAttcctctgcagcatctttCAGAGGAGTATCCGTCACATGAAAAAGATGGAGAACATCAGTCGCTCTCCTTGCATCTCCCTCACCACCTCTACTCTGCAGGGCCTCAGCACCATCCATGCCTACAACACGAGAGACAGCCACATAAAACTGTGAGAGCCCAGACTTCCTCAACATGAAATACTGCTGTTTGTTCGCTGACCTTTCAGGCTTGCTTAGAATGTATGCTCGCCTTCAGTTCCTCTCTGCTTTACATTCATGTGGTGCAATAGCAGCAGGTGGTGTTTTTGTCGCGGTGGCTGGTGATTTTGTTAATGAAACCTGGCCTGTCCTTTGTCATATTGTAGGTTCAAGTCACTGAATGACATCAACTCCAACCACTTTTTACTGTTTCACTGTGGCACACGTTGGCTCTCTTTCTGGCTGGACTTCATGGCGTCGGCCATGACCTTGTTGGTGGCTCTGTTTGTAGTgctcagtgatgatgatgtcatcaatccATCTTTGAAAGGCCTGGCACTGTCCTACACCATACAGGTAACTGTGGACGGCAAATGAATGAACAGTTCTTTTATATTTGTAAAGACACACTCTGAGCAattgcagcatgtgtgtttacagactgtgtttccTTGTTGTCCAGTTGACAACCATGCTTCAGTATGTAGTGAAGCAGTCGACGGAGGTGGAGGCGAGGTTCAACTCGGTGGAGCGGCTACAGGAATACATCAAGGTCCGACTCTAGACTCGCTGCCtcagaaaaaataatgacacaggTTGCCTGGCTACTGCCACCAATCCTTAAACTGGTCAGGAAGAGCACCTGATAAGGAGGCCAAAGACTTCCACTCTGTAGTTAATTGTAATCTGATGCCTCTCCTGTCCGCTCACTCAAAGCAGTTATTTATTGTGTACAGGATTGTAAGTCAGAAGCTCCCAGACACATCAAGGACGCTCAAATGCCAAAGGACTGGCCAAATAACGGAGCCATCACCTTCCAGGGCTATAAGATGAGGTACAGGGAGAATACACCCATCGTCCTGAACGGGCTCAATTTCACCATCCAAGCTGGAGAGAAGCTGGGCATTGTGGGAAGGACAGGCTCTGGTAAGACCCTGACTCAGGTACAGGCGGAGTTTAGTGTAAATTGGCAATTTCAGAAAATTGAATAAATCAAGCTTTAGAATGACTGACGAAAGAAACTATGACTAATCGTAGAAAGATTAGTCATAGTTTTAGTCAGGCTCTTAATCAGTCctcaaaaaacacaatttcacaTATTTGATATATGGTGACAACAGTTGCAGTCTGATATTCAACTACAGACTGACCAGGATTAGTTGAATATGTCATATTACACAATAAACATACATGCAGTACAGTAAATCACTCAACCTATAGTCTATAGTGATTATAATGTGAATGTTGGAAAACATGGTTTGCAGCAATATCCTCAGATTGAAATGTGTAAATCAAAAAAATTACAAGGCATTATTTTAACCCATGACTGTAGGGTGCTTGGTGAAACCCCTGCCTCTGTAAACCATAAGGTTCACAATTCTGAGGTACTCTATGCTTCGTGTGTGCAGGGAAGTCCTCTTTAGGCGTGGCTCTGTTCAGGATGGTGGAGCCGGCAGAGGGAACCATCATGATAGACGGGGTGGACATTATGGCCATTGGTCTGCACGATCTGCGCAGCAAATTGTCCATCATCCCCCAGGATCCTGTGCTATTTATTGGCACAGTCAGGTAACCTTATCTTACCCCTAACTCCAAAAACCCTaatacttaaacacacacacttttctcatTGTGGTGTGTTAGTCACTGGTTAATCAACTGTGacaatgtgtgtatttgcttgcAGGTACAACCTAGACCCATTCAATAACAACACTGATGAGGACATCTGGATGGCACTGGACAAGACCTACATGAAGGACTCAGTATGTCAGCAGTACAATATGAAGCACAGCTCATTAACAGTTTTTTGTTACAGCGTGCAGTCATTTTGTCTTGGTCTACTCGTTTTCATGATACTTTTCCCAAGAATTTTGACTTTGCAATCATTTCAGCACAATGCTTTGAGACACAATGACAACTGTTTATGATGCATATCTTGAATTGTAATGTTATCTGAAACCTCTCAGTGGAAGTTGCAGCAGTGTTGCAGCTGCTGAACCCTTATTTTCAAATACAAGATTAACTttagcagtggtggaggaaatgttcagatCCTTTccagaagtattatcagcatCGTGTATTTAAAGTATCAAAACAAAAGTAATGAAAGCACAAAAATGCGTGTGTCATGCAGTTATATCATTAGATTAATACTACTCATGGATGATGTGTAAATAGCATGTTATTGTTTTAGTTActtgaggtggagctagtttgAAGTATTTTACATACTGCTGGGTAGTTCTTGAACAAAATATCTCATTTTCATTAACTGTTTTATATATTCATTTGAAAAGTAGCTGCAACTCAAGCAATAATGAAGCAGAGtaaaaaatacagcatgtaCTGCTGAAATGTTAGGAAGGAGAGGTATAAAATAGCATAAAATAAAGCTGGAAATTAACGAGTGAAGTACACTTCAGTACAGTAGTTGAGTAAAAATAATGAGTGACATTCATACGTTTGTTTGGTCAGATCTCCAAACTGGAGGGGAAACTACAGGCACCTGTGCTGGAGAATGGAGAGAACTTCTCTGTAGGAGAGAGACAGCTGATGTGTATGGCTAGAGCACTACTCCGCAACTCAAAGGTTTGTACATCCATCCGCCGCTTCTGATGTCTTATTCTGATCTCAGCTATTACCACAACCAGCCACATATCGATGTGTTGCAACACCAATCAATGTACCTGCACATGATCTCTCTATTCGCATTTGCATCAGTTACCTCACCACCACCATTATCTTTGGCCAACATGGTtacttgtttttgtattttcactgttttcagtcaTCTCGCTCAGTTCTACATATAAATCTGTCCAGTTACTCCAAACCCCCTCTACCCTGTGTCATCTTACCTCTCCCCCTTTGCAGCCAATCTCTTCGTCTACGCTAACTGTCCCTCCTGTTGTCCAACAGATCATTCTTTTGGATGAGGCGACGGCATCCATCGACGCAGAGACAGACGCCTTGATCCAGAGCACCATCAAAGACGCCTTCCAGGACTGCACCATGCTCACCATCGCCCATCGAATCAACACCGTGATGCATGCAGATCGTATTCTGGTCATGGACAAAGGAGAGGTGacgaacaaacacaaatatgcaaAGATAACGTTTGCGTGATGCTGAACCCAGACTTACAATAAGCGTTCTGTCCGACAGGCCGCAGAGCTGGACAGTCCAGATGTGCTGAAGCAAAGACCAGActctctgttctcctcactCCTGGCTGCTGCCAACACTGTGAACACCTGAACCACAGAGGCCCTGCAACAGCCTAGCACCAATAAGCAGTAGTAGAGTAGAGGTTATTCATTCACACAATCATATGTTAAACAATATTGTCATGTTGAAATCTTAACTCCTTGTATCAAGTGCAAGTGAGCAACAGAGTTgtggtttgaaaaaaaatgttgctaaaCAGTGATGTGTTTATCTCTCCTGACTGCTGAAACAACCACATGGAAAATGTTCTTTCACAGAGTTTTTCATAGGAGTGGATGTGATTTGTCACGtatgctgtatttattttttttattaattttctaCGTCTTTGTCTGCTACCACTTTACAAACTACTTTGTATGAACTTTTGATCTCTTGTGTGAATATAGACTACATCTGCAATACCTTTTCAAACAACTGATGCATTTTATCATATTAAGGAGCTgtatatgaaaatataacacATGTAACATAATCAGTGATGGAAATTTGTACGTTTCATTTACACTGTGTGCTTTTCACTGGAATGAATGgcatttctccttttccttgttGCCTCTTGTAATTTATTAACAATGTCACAATTAGAGCCGAGTACTGCTCATTGCATATTTTTACAGGCTATAGGGCTGCCTTGCAcgaacaattttttttttctttaccaaTTGACCCACCAATAGGAAATGCTGGTTGAATGGTCGACAGCGGTTAATATTTGATAGATTTGCAAAGTCAGCAATTTTGCTGGAGGATCAGTTCATAGAGGAAGTTTGCTACCACAGTTATGGGCTTTTACAAAGAGAATTTCACACATATGGCATCAAATTCAGCCAGTATCTTATGAGGAGGAgagttttctgctgtgaaatccCGTTAAAGCATGACATTCCTTTCAACTGTGGTTATTGTGTTTCAGTGGCGAGGTCTCGTCCCCAGCCTGCTCTTTCAATCCCTTTTTTATCTCTCCATTCTCCATCCTCTCACCTTCCACTCGATCGGGATACACAATAAACTTATTAAGATATATAATCCTTTCACATGAAGATATAGAAGCATGACTCACTTTTTGAAAAAAGCATGTTAAGAGCTAATCTAATGAGCACTTCACACTCAAGCTGGTTTTTGCTGCTTAGAAATCCAACTTAGGAAGAAGGTGGAAAATAACCTGCCTTATATTTTAGTCTATTGCTTCGTTTGAATTGTTTACTCAGATTGTAAGGTCGGTGCAACATACATGAAGTCCAGTTCAGCACATGACAGAGCAAACAAGATTTTTTAGCTACAGTACTGGGAACTCATTAACCATGAAGGGGGATTGACAAGGCCATGTTTACCACCAATCAGTGAATCCTGAATCCCAGCTTTATGGTTAAGAAAGTGTCACAAACTGGCCCAGAGTAAGTGACAAAAATGGGAATCAGACATGACTGAAGGTCTGACAAATGAAATATGGAAACTGAGaccaaataaaatacattagTCAGGTTGCTTCCTGCCACACTGACACCCTGCCTATGGACATCATGGAGAATATCCTAGGGTTGGGTTGGCTGAAAGGCACAGGTGCTGCATTCCTTGCAAGGGTCGTGTAGTGTCCAAGTCCTCCGTAACTTCATCGTAATAACTCAGCAgtaggaaaacataaaaaaaaaaaaaatagtaaaatgaAGCATGAAGTTGACAGTGGTGCGTGGTGATGGCAACCTTTGCAAAAGTAAGTACTATGTGTTTGTTGTACTGGTTactctcctgcctctctctacAAGGTTTATTTGGTGGGTTGAAGCAGGTAGAGGGTGAAGTCTGGCAGTGACGCACAGTAGGAGTCCACTCAGATCACATAGATAATCTGTAATCTGTTTGTAGAGCTTCAGACAACACTTAGAAGCCATATATGAACATACTGTATGGAGAATACATCCAGGACAGAACACCTTTAATAGAAATAATATGCTGGCCAGCGGAGGCTCAACGTCAAAGATAGATCAAGATATTAATCTAAGAAACGCTAAATTCAGTTTAGAAAAGCCAGTGATGAGCAAATGTTGACAAAGCTgacaccatcaggccagccatcctgaggaACAAGCTGGAACTTTCgggagtggaccaacacctcacatgctggatagtggactacctttcaaaccgcccacagtatgtgaggacatgggactgtgtgtcatggactgtcctctgcagtgtaggggaccctctacacagctgacttttcccacctgtcacccacctgccacctgcagaagttctctgatgactctgccattgtcggcctcatcacagatggggacgacagatCATACAGAGAactcatccaggactttgtggactgttgccagcagaaccacctcctgattaatgtggataaaaccaaggagctagttgtggactttcgtcggcgcccctactcttcaccatcaccagtgaacatccagggaagggacactgagatggtgacatcttataagtacctgggtgttcatctgaacaataaatcGGACTGGACTCaaaacaccactgcactttacaaaaaaggacagagcagactctatctgctcaggaggctgcgGTCTTTTGAGGTGcatggggcactcctgaagaccttctatgactctgttgtggcctctgccattttctatggtgtcGTCTGCTGAGGAAGCAGCATtactacagctgacaggaagaggctggacaaactcatcaggaaggccagctctgtcctgggatgccctctggaactggtggaggaggtgggggggggggggggggggatgacagccaagctgtcctccatgacagacaatgactcccaccccctccaacacacactcactgcactgaggagctccatcagtgacaggatgctacatccgaagtgtgtgaaagagcggtatcgcaggtcattcctccctgcagctgtcagactgtacaataaaaactactccaagtaatcagtgcaatagtctgtgtaataagctgtgcaataaaacatgtacataacagtctgtaaatactatttacaatttcttacaattttttacaatttctttcttttatttttatttaaaaattctcattcttttgtatatattctgatgtttctaatttgcatgcacttcttatattaatctgctctactgatactgctgtaatctggaatttccccttgcaggacaaataaaggaataatgaattgaattgaattgaattgagttACTCAGCCACAGCAGATATCTGTCATGTATTTGTACTGAAATGCTGCACTCCTTCTCAGTTATGGAACACAAGTACAAAGGCTTGAAGTGATAAGTGAGCACTGATTGTCTGACGCTGGTGCTCGTGTTGttccctgtgtctgtctcacagCTAGACTTGTCTTATAATCCCCACTGCTCTCAATAACACTGAATAATGTTGGTGTCTGTGCTGACGGGGCAGAGATGGCGAGGTGGGAGGAGTTCTGTGGCAGAGTGATAGACCAAATCCTGAGATGGCTGCAGCTTACTGAAGCTAGAATTATAATGGAGATATGCTAGGGCCCAGCTACcccagcaaaacacacacacacacacacacacacacacacacacacacactcacaggcagtCACGCTCTTATAGCTGCGAGATTTATCTTTGCATTCTGTCTGTGTAGCTTCATGGGAAGCTACTATGAGTGTGGTTGCCATGGGTAacgcatgtgtgcatgctgtttGGGTTGGAGGTGATTAGTAGACGGCAGAGTTTGTGAGGGGGTTCACTCAGGGGCAACAAGGGACAACGTGTTTTCAGTCCGTCACTTAAAGGAAAGTCATCAATTCATCTTAACTTTGTTAATATTCAGAGTATTTGTGAGAGAACAACTGCTTGTAACTGCTTGGACTGGGTCTCTTACAGAGGTCTTTGTGCCTTGTGAGTAACAACTGATGCAGCAGGTGTTATGTTGAGGAATCCTAGCACATCCTGGATTAGAGATAACACACATCAAGGAGTTTATCCTTTACAATAAACTTGATACTAACATGGAATTTACGATGTTCTCAGCTAAGTTTCGagtgttagcgtgctaacatttgacagctgatgggaatgtcatcgttttgcaggtatttgttgAGAatccaaagtattggacaaattcaaactttgacctgatgatggcgttTGACGAAAAGTTCATCcttacagttcatcctgaggggggcaCGATTGTCTGTATGGCAACCCATCCAATATTTGTAGGGATGTTTCACTCCAAACCGCAAATCTTTGACCTCGTGGTGGTGATAGAGGAAGAGTCAGGGGAACACCAAGGTCAGGTTGCTTTGTCTGGTAACTACAAATGTGTGTCGAAAACTAGCTCAACTAACATAATTACAATAGTAAACCTGTACATGCTAtaaatcagcatgttagcattgtcactgtgagcatgttagcacactgaTGTTCGCATGCAGCTCAAAAAAGCTACTGTGCTGAGATTTTTGCTAGTTTTGCTGCCACTGTAGGTTCCCCTACATGCatggaaagggaggggtgaggtgagAGCGTTGCAGTCTGCAACTTCACCTCTAGATGCCAGTAAATCATACACACCGGACCTTTAAGACTGAAGAACAAACATAAAAGTAAATCCCCTTCTCTGAGCATCATGAGTGGTGTTGAATCAAGCTAAATTGAGTCATCAttaacacatactgtatatgaacCCAGCTTTACCCTCCTCTAGCTTTGagtcagaggtggaggagcagcacgTTCATACACAGATTAGTGTGTACCTTTCTTGTAAATTGGGATCTATAGCCTGTCCCTTCATTTTCAATGCACTCGTGCACCATTTGTGCTACACTGATGTCCCCTCCACTATAATAAGCAGCTAAGTGAGTCCAGACAGGCCTGCTGATTGCCTCAGCTGCTGACGTGTGAACAGCGTatgacagagaggagctttAATGCATCAGTCATTATAacaataacagcacacacaggtaGTTACGTGCTGTGTCATTGGAGCtgttattatttttccattatCATTATCACTCCCTTCTTGCTCTGTGTGAAATAGTAGGTGGTTAGTTGATTCATCCAACATGCATGGACTGTACTTGTCACATTGTTGTTGAAGATGCACTTTGAAAAGAAACCAACAAGCGTTGACGTAATGAGAGGTAGTACATGACCAGATCACACCAGTGTAATTCTACACACACTGCATTGCCTCAAtatgtgtctgcaggtgtgtgtgagtgtgtgcatgtgggttgGATATGGTAGGGCAGGAGAATGAAGTGGATAAGTTAGAATAGCTctatattttaaatgatgattGTGACTGAGGTTTCAGTGttactctgctgctgctaatggAAGAGTTCCACAGAGCACAACTGGTCGTTTTAAGCAATAGATTTGGAACCATCAGATTtggaaaaaagtaaataaaaaataaactaaagtGTGGCTTTCTACACCCCAGAACTTACTGGGCCATCTTTGCTGTCTGAGGTAtcgaaagaagaagaaattacaTTTCAATGATGGTCCTCAGAGTGAAAGTTCATTTTTGACCTTGAATAGTGAAAAATaatcttaactcaaggtccTTTTACTGACTTCTGAAGCTTTACACTCAACCTCACAGGCCTGGAGTCAGTCAGTGAACCAGTCATCCAACCCACCTGTTACCACATGACCAAACTAAGACAACTCTACCATATGTGGCTGATGAGTTTGATGGTGATGAAGCATCTGTTTCCATGATCAGGACTGTGGTTTATTCTCCAGTCTGCACGCTCAGCACAGTCTAGCTCAAACTGTGACACATAGATGATGTGTTATGACAAATACTGTGAAGGTGAAGCCTTTGTGCCTTGAACACTTTACAGCCGGTGGACCAAATATCTGCTCCACTGCAGAAGTCACGTTCAAAACACGTTCAGTACATCTGTCTGACAAGGTCTAAGTATTTTTAAGCCCACAAAGGTCAAACTTATTTTCTGTTAAAATTATTTTATCAAGTGTTGTCTTATAAAGTCTTCCTCTAGTTAGATTATTATTCATATAATGGTTAGGCAGAGTTTTCTGGGGGTTAAACTCCAGATTACAGTCAGTTGTTCATTGTTGGACAAGGGTCCTCTGGACAAAAGCTTGGCAATGGCATAACTGCGAAGTGCATAGAAACGACGCACATTTTGCATGGTTGAATTATTTTCCTCGACTACATTTGGTGGGAACTGACTCAGACTCAAAAAGCTGATCTGGAAGAGCACCTGAGTTTTATGGAATCAGGTGAGTTTGAGACTTCCAAAGTCAGAGCCTTTAACAATCATCCCACTCTGACAGTTATTCCCATCTAAGCTGAATGCAGAAACGACCTGGCAGAGCTCAGTGATTGCTGCGTCATTTAGAAACACTCTAATCTTTCCTGCATTGTGCCTGAAGAGTTCATTTGATAGCTCTTGCTTACACCTCAATAACACGAAGCAGAGCGTTGCAGCCAGTGGGATTTAAAAGCATTGAGGATACTGAGTTTAACAAGcttgatgttttatttaagaAGGTGGCGTTCTGGCCACAgtttcacatgtttgtgtgtgcaagagagcTTTGAGGTTCCAGTGAAATCCAGTGTGGATTGTTGGAACACAATAATCAATCAGTGCATGTCGTACACACCAGTGATAGTTTCACATAAAAACTAACGTTCTGTTGCTGAAAACCCAAGATTGTCAGCAAAATCTAATTACCTGATCTGTTGAGCCAAAGGGTTCTTATTCAGCAGATTTCAGCTAAATGTGGTTGCAAATTGTTGatatgacaacaacaaacagacaggcGGGGTGAAAGGAGTATCTACCTCCAGCTTTTTTTAGCGTAGCTTATGTGAAAATAACACGTTGGAATCCAGGCAAAGAATGTATCAGAGGATCAATAAGAGTTAGTAAATATGGCTATTAGTACGATTGGTAGTGCAGTCAGTACTGTTACCACTTTGACATGACAGGGAGGAGCTGAATGGAGCTTTAATAATCAGTTTGGTCAGTAACAGGTGAATGAAGCGGAGTTTTCTGGACTTCCTGTTATGACCAGCAGAATGCCAAACACTTTgcacgctgtgtaaaacataaactgAATGTGATCGTTTGCTAACCCTTTCTGACATatgctcaactgaaaacagcacaaatacaaTGCAtctaatgtttgacctcatcagcttcattgatttttgtaaatatcttcttattctgaatttgatgcaacatGCTTCAGAAAAGTTGtcacaggagcaactaaagactgggaaagaagtggaatgctccaaaaacacctgtttggaacattccacaggtaaacaggttgattggtaacaggtgatggtatcatgTATAAAGGACATGACTACATTTGTTAAACTGCTGTCTGTACACAGTTCATTTGGAAATGATtccattctgtctgttttcatgttttacacagcgtcccaacttgtttggatTGGATTGTGAGGCTTTTGAGGTGCAATGCAATACAACAAGGTGTATTTCTAATATTTAGGCCACTCCATTTATAACCATGAGGGTGCATTTTTGGCCTGATCTTTCTGAGGGTATCTTAAAGCATGATatgctatttaaaaaaaaaagatctcttTCAGTCTCACTGCATACTCCTGCCCCTGCATTTTGctcatgctttcattttgtaGTCCCACCACTGTGAAATCAGACCAAACCAACAACAGCCAGCAAGGAACATCACAGCGTGATGCTCCTTGCTGCTGTGGGCCTTTCTCTATTTCAATTACAAAATACAATGCCTCAGGCACTACTTTAGAAATAATTGGAATCGGAGATGCAGCCCAGCGTTTTTGGCTGAGGTGGAATAAGGACTCGGCAGTCGtgagctgctcttcttctgcacaATCTAGATAGAACTTTGAAATGGAGCcgtgtgagctgctgcagccctgtGCTGTGATGCTGGTTCAAACACATGACACGCTGAAAATGAATCAGCCATTAGTGATGGC of Chaetodon auriga isolate fChaAug3 chromosome 1, fChaAug3.hap1, whole genome shotgun sequence contains these proteins:
- the abcc12 gene encoding ATP-binding cassette sub-family C member 12 isoform X3, encoding MLMVVMVLILVIQCFLYTGVTLKAACKFHNLMFKNIISSPMSFFDTTPSGRILNRFAKDQEEVDSVLPVHMDPFLQFCMLMTFTIVVISAVFPAILIAVAVMGALFVLILFIFQRSIRHMKKMENISRSPCISLTTSTLQGLSTIHAYNTRDSHIKLFKSLNDINSNHFLLFHCGTRWLSFWLDFMASAMTLLVALFVVLSDDDVINPSLKGLALSYTIQLTTMLQYVVKQSTEVEARFNSVERLQEYIKDCKSEAPRHIKDAQMPKDWPNNGAITFQGYKMRYRENTPIVLNGLNFTIQAGEKLGIVGRTGSGKSSLGVALFRMVEPAEGTIMIDGVDIMAIGLHDLRSKLSIIPQDPVLFIGTVRYNLDPFNNNTDEDIWMALDKTYMKDSISKLEGKLQAPVLENGENFSVGERQLMCMARALLRNSKIILLDEATASIDAETDALIQSTIKDAFQDCTMLTIAHRINTVMHADRILVMDKGEAAELDSPDVLKQRPDSLFSSLLAAANTVNT